In Euphorbia lathyris chromosome 10, ddEupLath1.1, whole genome shotgun sequence, the DNA window GGGTTCAATAGCAAGGATAACCCGAAATCCGCAACGCAAGCATTACCGTTTTTGTCGAGAAGCACATTTGAAGATTTCACATTCCCATGTGGGATTTTTGATGAACCGTAATCCTCGTGTATCTTTGCTAATCCTCTAGCAGCTCCTAATACCAAGCTGATTCTCGTAGTCCAGTCCAGCGGAATCCTTCCAGGTCCCCTATTCCCTAATcacataaacaaataaaatagcTGTTAGAGCTTTTGAGTACGTAAGATGCTATAGAAATATATGAACATATTAGTGATTATCAACACTAAGTAAGTTACAATAGAATGTAACAAATAATGATATAACATATAAATATGAATTTACATAACATGATTTGTATTTAAGGAATTTTGCTCCAACACATTGTTCCTGAGTTTAATGAGATATTTCtaagattgaaaatagaattaaattcatcaaaccATTGATCATGAAGGGTTTCTAACTATTGGAAATTCGGTTGCAACTTAAAACTTGTattggctcgtgaacaaacACGATCCATTCACAACCATTCCTAAAGGGTTTCATAATGTAATTTCAGTTGAAAATAATCATTTTTAATCTTCTAAAACTTTAAAGCTATTTCCAACAAcaactaataaaaaatcaaaaatcaaaattcatGTTAACCAAAAGTAAAATTCCCATAAAAACTTACCATGAAGAAGATTATGTAGGCTTCCATTAGGAAGATAATCATAAACAAGAAGCTTCTCTTCTTTAgcataataataagctctaaatcTAGCAATATTTGGATGCTTGAGCTTTCCAATTATCTCCATATACTGCTCAAACTCCTTCCTGGGACAAGGATTAGCATCCTTCAACCTCTTCACGGCCACCGTTGATCCATCGTCGAGCACCGCCTTATAAACAGTCCCTAAACTGCCTTTACCAAGCATCTCCGCCGAGGCACGCAGCAAATCCTCCAGCTCAAACTGTTGCCTCCGATCAAAGAACAAAAGTTTACTTGCATCTGTAACATTAGTACCATCACTATCTCCGCCTCCATTTGCATACACTTTCTTCTCACTTCCATAGCTGCTACCGCTCTTCCTTCTCTTCCCGCTCTCGCTACCGACTTTGGAGCTCGAATTTCGATCTCTCCCGCAATAAAAAGCTACGGCGAATGAGACCACCACCAAAAGCGCCACAATGTTGGCTATCACAATTGCAACAATGGCTCCAGGTCTTAGCCCTTTGTGTGTGTGAAAATTACCGGTTAGAAGAGGCGTTTGAGGAATCGAGCTTGGATTCGACGGAACTGTCTCCGCCGTTGCATTACCTGTAAATGAACATTCCGGCAGTGGACTCGAACCGCATATCGCTTCATTGCCGGAAAAGCTCCTGTCGCCGAATTTTTTCAACAGGTTCTCTGGTATCCGACCGTACAGTTCGTTGTTAGAGAAATTGAGTTGTTTTAGATACGGAAGCGAGCATGTGAGATCCGGAATTTCTCCGGAGAGTTCGTTGTTCTGCAATCGGAGAGTTAATAGCTTTGTCAAGTTCGTCAAAGCACCAGGAATCTCACCGCGGATGTTGTTGTCTGATAAATCCAAGCGGAGGAGCCTCTTAAGAGAGGAAATATCAGGCGGGATCTCACCTGAGAAGTCATTTCCGGCAAGATAAACAAGCTTAAGGTTTGTGCAGTTAACGAGAGGGAAAACAGAGCCATTGAGGCGGTTATCATGGAGGTCAAGAAGTCGGAGCTGATCGAGTAGAGAGAGGGAAGTAATAGGTCCGCGAAGTGAAAGAGAAGGCAAAGAGAGAGAAACAACACGGCCAGTGGCGGAGCATTTGACGCCGAACCAAGTAGAGGAAGAAGCACAGGCGTCGGAGCCAGTCCAGTTGGAGATGAGATTGCCGTGGGTGTCGGTTTGGCGGCGGAAGAGAGTGAGAGCGTCGGTATCATTTGCAGAAGAGgaaaaaagaggaagaaaaaaggaagagaggaggaagaggaagaagagagaaaagctTCTCTTCATTGCAATGCCAGTTTCTTTGTTCTTGGGCGGGAAGAAGAGAAGTAAGGTTATCTGCTTTTTTAAAATATACAAAGAAAAGGGTAAAAGTTGGGTGAAAATGTCTTtttcttcatccaaacaatatAGAAGATTTTAGGCGTAATGCATCATTTGCCAttaaatttgttaaaaaaatttaatcacCTCGTGAACTTTTAGATATCAATttccataaaatattcagttagccgcttgaacttgcataaaatgtaatcaattgatcatccggttgaaaaaaaagtaaattaaatgcggaaaatgtattctacgcatcttagaatgttattacataattcaaaattaaaaagaaagttttttttttgaaacagagGTAAACTTTATTAAACATCACAAAACACGTCTCTTACAATAGCATCACCGATCCAACTCGGTTCAGAAAAAAATGAAATCGTTAGCTAAGGAACCAGCCTGTCTTGCCATCGCATGAGTAGCTGTGTTCGCTAACCGCGGTATAAATAAGACGGAGTAACCCGGTCTAGAAATCAAAATATCCCTACAATCCTGTAATATGCAACCATAGTCAGAAAGATCTTCGCTGTTGTTTAGAATACTAGAGACCACTCCTTGCGCATCCGACTCGAATATAACTCGTTCCCAACCCTCGTTTGCTGCTAAAACCAATGCTTTCCGGATTGCCAGAATTTCAACAACACGAGGTTCCGTTACACCAATAACATTCGAGCTGCAGGCAATAATTACCTTACCCTGGCTGTCCCGAACTACACATCCCAGGCCACCCGACTGTTGCTCTTTGAAGACAGCACCATCCGTGTTGCATTTCAGATGATCAGCAGGCGGCGGGATCCACCAAATTTGGGGATGAACTGTTGTATCGATAGTTGATTGGACCTGCAGATTGTGCGATTTCCACTCCTCATAAAATCCCATACAGCGCGTCCAGCATACAGCAGGCTGCTGCACCACTCCCTTCCACATCAGTGCGTTACGTTGCTGTCAGATCGTATAAAAAACCAGCACAGTTTTAATAAGATCAGTATCAGATGCTGATTCACATTGCTCGAAGAACCAATCTGCAGCAGTGTCATGAAGACCAATCGGAGCAGTAACACGGGCCTTATCCCAGCAGTTAACTGCGAAGGGGCAATCTGCAAATAAGTGCCAGCTATGTTCGATATCGGTCAGACATAGACAACACTCTGTTTGAATAGCCATTCTTCTTGCCTGAAGCGTATGTCTTAGAGGTAAACAACCCGCGCAAAACTTCCATAAAAAGT includes these proteins:
- the LOC136208464 gene encoding leucine-rich repeat receptor-like protein kinase PXC1 — protein: MKRSFSLFFLFLLSSFFLPLFSSSANDTDALTLFRRQTDTHGNLISNWTGSDACASSSTWFGVKCSATGRVVSLSLPSLSLRGPITSLSLLDQLRLLDLHDNRLNGSVFPLVNCTNLKLVYLAGNDFSGEIPPDISSLKRLLRLDLSDNNIRGEIPGALTNLTKLLTLRLQNNELSGEIPDLTCSLPYLKQLNFSNNELYGRIPENLLKKFGDRSFSGNEAICGSSPLPECSFTGNATAETVPSNPSSIPQTPLLTGNFHTHKGLRPGAIVAIVIANIVALLVVVSFAVAFYCGRDRNSSSKVGSESGKRRKSGSSYGSEKKVYANGGGDSDGTNVTDASKLLFFDRRQQFELEDLLRASAEMLGKGSLGTVYKAVLDDGSTVAVKRLKDANPCPRKEFEQYMEIIGKLKHPNIARFRAYYYAKEEKLLVYDYLPNGSLHNLLHGNRGPGRIPLDWTTRISLVLGAARGLAKIHEDYGSSKIPHGNVKSSNVLLDKNGNACVADFGLSLLLNPVHAIARMGGYRAPEQAEIKRLSQKADVYSFGVLLLEVLTGRAPSQYPSPTRSRMEEDEEAADLPKWVRSVVKEEWTAEVFDQELLRYKNIEEELVSMLHVGLACVVSQPEKRPTMVEVVKMIEDIRVEQSPLGEDYDESRNSLSPSLATTEDGLAGY